In Trichoderma atroviride chromosome 2, complete sequence, one DNA window encodes the following:
- a CDS encoding uncharacterized protein (EggNog:ENOG41): MREGLRFPIAHPLRSEDVFFDGPLFATSSARTSINKRKASSDTTSDDLTRSKKRRSNCLLLVRNLSDQRSIGKAEPSLYTPGEGLWENKIYSCLVISPAGRVISDFRTIKELLESMRDAIKAHQSLYVTGNILHRDISSNNIIITDPATADGFKGMLIDLGLAKIRDSGPSGARQQTGTMQFMAVEVLRMVDHTYRHDLESFFYVLLWMCVRQSWRNRFAGEKKPPRENLLRRWEIGSFRAIAQTKMGDMSVHGLEGIMGEFPTSLDVVKPLCLNIRTILFGNTASFFFFWEPLWGGPDQLYKPIIAAYDEIISSL, from the coding sequence ATGCGAGAAGGATTGCGATTTCCAATCGCTCACCCGCTCCGGAGTGAAGATGTTTTCTTTGATGGTCCGCTATTCGCTACATCAAGCGCCAGAACGTCGATTAACAAGCGCAAAGCATCGTCCGATACCACTTCTGACGACCTGACCAGATCCAAGAAACGGCGGTCCAACTGTCTGTTGCTGGTTCGGAATCTGAGCGATCAGCGATCGATTGGCAAGGCCGAGCCGAGTCTATATACGCCAGGTGAGGGCTTGtgggaaaataaaatttattcCTGCCTCGTTATCTCGCCAGCCGGCCGCGTCATCAGCGATTTCAGGACTATcaaagagctgctggaaTCAATGCGAGATGCGATTAAAGCACACCAGTCCCTCTATGTAACTGGAAACATCCTTCATCGTGATATTTCTTCAAATAACATCATTATCACGGACCCTGCAACAGCAGATGGTTTCAAGGGCATGCTCATCGACCTTGGCCTGGCCAAAATCAGAGATAGCGGCCCGAGCGGAGCACGACAGCAGACCGGCACGATGCAGTTTATGGCGGTGGAAGTGCTACGCATGGTTGATCACACATATCGCCATGATCTGGAGTCTTTCTTTTATGTCTTGCTTTGGATGTGCGTACGCCAGTCATGGAGAAATAGATTTGCCGGTGAGAAGAAACCGCCTAGAGAAAACCTTCTCCGACGGTGGGAGATTGGGAGTTTTAGAGCGATTGCCCAGACTAAAATGGGCGACATGTCGGTGCATGGGCTTGAAGGGATTATGGGCGAGTTCCCAACGTCCTTGGATGTTGTTAAGCCGCTCTGCCTAAACATTAGGACAATCTTATTTGGGAACACtgcaagttttttttttttttgggaacCCCTGTGGGGGGGCCCAGATCAGCTTTACAAGCCCATAATAGCAGCTTATGATGAGATTATCAGCAGCTTATAG
- a CDS encoding uncharacterized protein (EggNog:ENOG41), protein MSALKVLVVGGGVAGPAVTYWLSRIGAQVTLIERSDKMRASGQQVDLRGKGVPMMKKMGMEAAVMAACVHEPGMQLIDRNGRTQAFFPVAKSGSGKQGITSEYEIMRGDLVKILYGLTEGHENVRHLFNTTIKTFTQDSGDGPDSKVHVSFEDGREEDFDLVVAADGTGSRTRKMMLGADAPDPRRDCGGHIGYFSVPSNPEDSDRGTFCHLPGGRIIGTRKDIPELTRVYMILRGKRPALNAAISSGNTQELKKALADIYQGGGWQCDRFMDALLHAPEADDIYFTKIEEVHLAPGSWSKGQVVLLGDSAHCHTAGGYGCAWGLVGAYVLAGEIATALKNKDLTAPAAIRQGAKAYEETFRPVATSMHGGHDWAEDLMAPKTSIGIWILHRFAKMASFFNWGEMEGLDKKTSNWKLPEYPALE, encoded by the coding sequence ATGTCTGCTTTAAAGGTCTTAgttgtcggcggcggcgttgcAGGTCCGGCCGTGACCTACTGGCTCTCACGCATCGGTGCTCAGGTTACCCTCATTGAGCGATCTGACAAGATGCGAGCGTCGGGCCAGCAGGTGGACCTTCGCGGCAAGGGCGTGCCAATGATGAAAAAAATGGGCATGGAAGCCGCTGTGATGGCGGCGTGTGTACACGAGCCTGGCATGCAGTTGATTGACCGCAACGGCCGGACCCAAGCATTCTTTCCCGTCGCAAAGAGTGGCTCTGGGAAACAGGGAATCACGTCAGAGTACGAAATCATGAGAGGTGATTTAGTAAAGATTCTCTACGGACTTACAGAAGGCCATGAAAACGTGCGGCATCTATTCAATACGACCATCAAAACTTTTACTCAGGACAGCGGAGATGGCCCTGACAGCAAAGTTCATGTCAGCTTCGAGGATGGCCGTGAGGAAGATTTCGATCTTGTTGTCGCTGCAGATGGAACTGGTTCAAGAACACGCAAGATGATGCTTGGTGCGGATGCTCCAGACCCACGACGCGACTGCGGAGGCCATATTGGATACTTTAGTGTCCCATCCAACCCAGAAGATTCCGACAGAGGAACCTTCTGCCACTTGCCTGGGGGGCGAATCATTggaacaagaaaagacatCCCAGAACTTACACGAGTATACATGATCCTCCGTGGGAAAAGGCCTGCCCTGAATGCAGCAATCAGCTCTGGAAACACACAAGAATTAAAGAAAGCTCTGGCCGACATTTATCAAGGAGGTGGATGGCAGTGTGACCGGTTTATGGATGCACTGCTTCATGCCCCAGAGGCGGATGATATTTACTTCACAAAAATCGAGGAAGTCCACCTCGCCCCGGGATCATGGTCAAAGGGCCAAGTCGTTCTTCTTGGCGACTCGGCTCATTGCCATACAGCGGGTGGCTATGGATGCGCCTGGGGCCTCGTAGGCGCTTATGTTCTGGCGGGTGAGATTGCTACAGCATTAAAGAATAAGGATttgacagctccagcggctATAAGGCAAGGAGCAAAGGCGTATGAAGAAACGTTCCGGCCTGTTGCAACTTCCATGCATGGAGGCCATGACTGGGCTGAGGACTTGATGGCGCCGAAAACGA